Proteins from a single region of Parasedimentitalea psychrophila:
- a CDS encoding YicC/YloC family endoribonuclease, whose amino-acid sequence MTLRSMTGFASSQGSLGRHSWSWEIRSVNAKGLDLRLRVPDWLDGLETQLRSQLGKALARGNISLALRVSRAEGGDTALDLNPAVLASIVQALGGIETAAVAVGLKLAPTSAADILSQRGVLEQSSIQDDPAPLVKELTREFVTLVAEFVQMRDAEGAVLAEILTNQLSQVAQLTALAASQAEARKPLVAAALQANLAKVLDNTEGVDPARLAQELAILAVKSDVTEEIDRLGAHVVAAGKLLTKGGAVGRKFDFLMQEFNREANTLCAKAQNSDLTATGLELKAIIDQMREQVQNIE is encoded by the coding sequence ATGACGTTGCGATCAATGACGGGCTTTGCCTCCTCCCAAGGAAGCCTGGGACGGCACAGCTGGAGCTGGGAAATCCGCTCGGTCAATGCCAAGGGATTGGATCTTCGCCTGCGGGTTCCCGATTGGCTTGACGGGTTGGAAACTCAGTTGCGCAGCCAACTGGGCAAGGCTTTGGCCCGCGGAAATATCTCCCTGGCACTGCGGGTATCGCGGGCCGAGGGTGGCGATACGGCGCTGGATTTAAACCCAGCGGTCCTGGCCTCGATAGTGCAGGCACTCGGCGGGATAGAGACCGCCGCGGTGGCCGTCGGCCTCAAACTGGCGCCAACCAGTGCGGCAGATATATTGTCTCAACGGGGCGTTCTGGAGCAGTCCAGTATCCAGGATGACCCGGCGCCACTGGTTAAGGAATTGACCAGGGAATTCGTAACACTTGTGGCGGAATTCGTACAAATGCGTGACGCCGAAGGTGCGGTGCTGGCAGAAATATTAACCAATCAATTGTCCCAGGTCGCGCAGTTGACAGCCCTTGCCGCCAGCCAAGCCGAGGCTCGAAAGCCCCTCGTCGCTGCGGCATTGCAAGCCAATCTGGCGAAAGTTTTAGACAATACCGAAGGAGTCGATCCAGCCCGGCTGGCACAGGAACTGGCGATTCTGGCGGTCAAATCGGATGTCACCGAAGAAATCGACAGGCTGGGCGCACATGTGGTGGCGGCTGGTAAATTGCTGACCAAAGGCGGTGCCGTTGGCCGCAAGTTTGATTTTCTGATGCAGGAATTCAACCGCGAGGCCAATACCTTGTGCGCCAAGGCTCAGAACAGCGACCTGACGGCGACAGGGCTTGAGCTGAAGGCCATTATCGACCAGATGCGTGAGCAGGTTCAAAACATAGAATAA
- the gmk gene encoding guanylate kinase — translation MTDRRGLLIILSSPSGAGKSTLAKRLMAWDPSLEFSVSATTREPRPGEEHGRDYFFLNEKEFKQQAIDGEMLEHAHVFGNFYGSPAGPVKRTIDSGQDVLFDVDWQGEIQIRNSDLGKHALSIFILPPSIRELRRRLETRAQDSEDVIGKRMLKSWDEISHWGYYDYVLINDDLDETEERLKTIVKAERMRRIQQPSLTQHVRTLQTEFEEQS, via the coding sequence ATGACAGATCGGCGCGGCCTATTGATCATCCTGTCGTCACCCTCGGGTGCGGGAAAATCCACTCTGGCCAAACGCTTGATGGCCTGGGATCCCAGCCTGGAATTTTCGGTGTCTGCCACCACCCGCGAACCTCGGCCGGGCGAAGAGCACGGGCGGGATTATTTCTTTCTCAACGAGAAGGAATTCAAACAGCAGGCCATTGACGGCGAAATGCTGGAACATGCGCATGTTTTTGGCAATTTTTATGGCTCTCCGGCGGGCCCGGTGAAACGGACGATAGATTCAGGCCAGGATGTGTTGTTTGACGTGGATTGGCAGGGCGAAATCCAGATCCGAAATTCAGACTTGGGCAAGCACGCCCTGTCGATATTTATTCTGCCACCCTCAATCCGCGAGCTGCGCCGACGCTTGGAAACCCGCGCCCAGGACAGCGAAGATGTGATCGGCAAGCGCATGTTGAAAAGCTGGGACGAGATCAGCCACTGGGGCTATTACGATTATGTGCTGATCAATGACGATCTGGATGAAACCGAAGAGCGCCTGAAAACCATTGTCAAAGCTGAGCGTATGCGCCGCATTCAACAACCCAGCCTGACCCAACACGTGCGCACCCTGCAGACCGAATTTGAGGAACAGTCATGA
- a CDS encoding gamma carbonic anhydrase family protein → MTIYALGEHKPQIHDDSWVAPDANLIGKVVIEQGASVWFGCTLRADHEEIRVGEGSNVQENCVMHIDAGYPLSIGQNCTIGHKVMLHGCTIGDNTLVGMGAIVLNGAKIGKNCLIGAGALITENKEIPDNSLVMGSPGKVVRTVDAALQQSLTASALHYQDNMRRFRSELKEV, encoded by the coding sequence ATGACGATCTATGCGCTGGGTGAGCACAAACCGCAAATTCACGACGATTCCTGGGTGGCGCCAGATGCCAACCTGATTGGCAAGGTTGTCATCGAGCAGGGCGCCTCGGTCTGGTTTGGCTGCACCCTGCGCGCCGACCATGAAGAAATACGGGTTGGTGAGGGGTCGAATGTGCAAGAAAACTGCGTCATGCATATTGATGCCGGTTATCCGCTGAGCATTGGTCAGAACTGCACCATTGGCCACAAGGTGATGCTGCATGGATGCACGATTGGCGACAATACTCTGGTTGGCATGGGGGCCATTGTGCTGAACGGCGCCAAGATCGGCAAGAACTGCCTGATCGGTGCGGGCGCCCTGATTACCGAGAATAAGGAGATTCCGGATAACTCACTGGTGATGGGATCGCCGGGCAAAGTGGTGCGTACAGTGGATGCGGCGCTGCAGCAAAGCCTGACGGCCAGTGCGTTGCACTATCAGGACAACATGCGGCGGTTTCGCTCCGAACTGAAAGAGGTCTAA